In the Gossypium arboreum isolate Shixiya-1 chromosome 10, ASM2569848v2, whole genome shotgun sequence genome, one interval contains:
- the LOC108488334 gene encoding uncharacterized protein LOC108488334 has product MYVATTEEDIPEDHSWKLNFDGASNAVGNRIGAVLISPNRDCYPFTCKLDFDFTNNISEYEACIMGILAAIERKIKVLEVYGGSALVIYQLKGEWETRDPNLINYRELVLDLIKEDIKLIQMSIYEAATHCCNIDEEEKIDDCPWYHDILRYVKNREYLDQATKNDKRTLRRLTSDYVLDGEILYKMRKDQKDFRGKLMPNWEGPYMVNKAFSGGALILTEMDGKSLPNPKNSDSVKKYFA; this is encoded by the exons atgtatgtggCAACTACCGAAGAAGACATTCCAGAAGATCATTCTTGGAAACTGAATTTTGACGGGGCATCAAACGCTGTTGGTAATAGAATTGGGGCAGTCCTGATATCCCCAAATAGAGATTGTTATCCATTCActtgtaaattggattttgatttcaCGAACAATATATCAGAGtacgaagcatgtatcatgggaatcCTTGCAGCCATCGAgcgtaaaatcaaggtgttagaggtgTATGGGGGTTCTGCGCTGGTGATCTATcagctcaaaggtgaatgggaaacAAGAGACCCAAATTTGATCAACTACCGAGAGCTAGTTCTAGATTTAATTAAG GAGGATATAAAGTTGatccagatgagtatttatgaggctgCAACTCATTGCTGCAATATCGATGAAGAAGAGAAGATAGATGATTGTCCTTGGTATCATGATATTCTACGATATGTGAAGAACCGTGAATACCTTGATCAGGCTACGAAAAATGATAAGAGAACATTAAGGAGGCTGACCAGTGATTATGTCTTAGACGGGGAGATTCTGTATAAAATGAGGAAAGATCAG AAAGATTTTAGAGGGAAGTtgatgccaaactgggaaggaccttatatGGTAAATAAGGCTTTTTCTGGAGGAGCACTGATATTAACTGAGATGGATGGTAAGAGCCTGCCTAACCCAAAAAATTCAGATTCAGTCAAGAAGTACTTCGCTTaa